The following coding sequences lie in one Epinephelus moara isolate mb chromosome 17, YSFRI_EMoa_1.0, whole genome shotgun sequence genomic window:
- the LOC126403845 gene encoding low affinity immunoglobulin gamma Fc region receptor II-a-like — translation MEVTALCIGLLTNVLMVVVAQVHCPPKDAFPCILPNRLQFFEYESINFTCEFDCVAEWSVMRTLENIVPTNISNWVTSAGSGTIKPAFSSDSGAYWCEDRDGLRSNAVNISVTAGLVILETPVLPVMEGDTVTLSCKKKKTPDDLAADFYKDGLHIRTEYKGKMTLYNVSTSDEGLYKCNISGAGGSPESRLAVRGFKNVSGPEEKTDPPPAQPTSRPQSQHRNFHTLLWIVGTVLLVALLLLVLGVLYCRIHKGEGSTTRGNCI, via the exons ATGGAGGTCACAGCTCTCTGCATCGGACTGT TGACAAATGTGTTGATGGTTGTGGTTGCACAAGTTCACTGTCCTCCGAAAGATG CTTTTCCTTGTATTCTCCCAAACAGACTGCAGTTTTTTGAGTATGAGTCCATCAATTTTACCTGTGAGTTTGACTGCGTGGCTGAATGGAGCGTGATGAGGACACTGGAGAATATCGTTCCAACAAACATCTCTAACTGGGTGACATCAGCAGGATCTGGCACCATCAAACCTGCCTTTTCATCGGACAGTGGAGCGTACTGGTGTGAGGACAGAGATGGACTAAGAAGCAATGCTGTCAACATCTCTGTCACTG CTGGTTTAGTGATCCTGGAGACTCCTGTTCTGCCTGTGATGGAGGGAGACACTGTGACTCTGAGctgtaaaaagaagaaaactcCCGATGACCTCGCAGCTGATTTCTACAAAGATGGGCTCCACATTAGGACCGAATACAAAGGAAAAATGACCCTCTATAATGTCTCTACATCTGATGAAGGACTCTACAAGTGTAACATCTCTGGAGCTGGAGGATCACCAGAGAGTCGTCTGGCTGTCAGAG GGTTTAAGAATGTTTCAGGACCTGAAGAAAAGACGGACCCTCCCCCTGCTCAACCCACCAGTCGCCCCCAGAGTCAGCACCGAAATTTCCACACTCTGCTGTGGATTGTCGGCACTGTTTTACTGGTTGCCCTGCTGCTGTTGGTGCTGGGAGTACTATATTGTAGGATACACAAAGGTGAAGGGAGCACCACCAGAGGTAACTGCATTTAA
- the LOC126403834 gene encoding Fc receptor-like protein 5, with amino-acid sequence MEVTALCVRLWMDVLVLLLAQVNNSYFAQRAGAAFPRVRPDRLQFFEYETLSVNCEEFRGLTEWRVMRRLSRISPTESYNWNSSAPSSTIEPTFKTHSGEYWCEDRDGNSSSAVNITITDGSVILKVPARPVEEGDDVILHCSKKDSQSKHISDLYKDGSKLGTGYEKDMIIRNVSKSDEGLYKCSIAGAESPESWLTVSNQTEVPHKETPPSNSPSPDLPPLLWIIVSVSVMALLLLLVMGLLLCKMHKILVCFSSGKPTPGSHSPEDHTVSGGGSAGDPDLVTYAVVEIKKKKKERVVSGGCTEPCSPHESVVYSSVHFRQLSSA; translated from the exons ATGGAGGTCACAGCTCTCTGCGTCAGACTGT GGATGGACGTGTTGGTGCTGCTGCTTGCACAAGTTAACAACAGTTACTTTGCTCAGAGAGCTG gTGCAGCGTTTCCTCGTGTTCGTCCAGACAGACTGCAGTTCTTTGAGTATGAGACACTCAGTGTAAACTGTGAGGAGTTCAGAGGGTTGACTGAATGGAGAGTGATGAGGAGGCTCAGCAGAATAAGTCCAACAGAGTCTTACAACTGGAACTCATCGGCACCATCCAGCACCATTGAGCCTACCTTCAAAACACACAGTGGAGAATACTGGTGTGAAGATAGAGACGGGAACTCAAGCAGTGCTGTCAACATCACCATCACTG ATGGTTCAGTGATCCTGAAGGTTCCTGCCCGtcctgtggaggagggagatgATGTGATTCTTCATTGCAGTAAAAAAGATTCTCAGTCGAAACACATTTCTGATCTCTACAAAGATGGTTCCAAACTGGGGACCGGGTATGAAAAGGACATGATCATCCGAAATGTTTCCAAATCTGATGAAGGACTCTACAAGTGCAGCATCGCTGGAGCTGAATCACCAGAGAGCTGGCTGACTGTCTCAAATCAAACTGAAG TACCACACAAAGAGACTCCTCCTTCCAACAGTCCCTCCCCTGATCTGCCCCCCCTGCTGTGGATCattgtcagtgtttcagtgatggctctgctgctgctgttggtgatGGGACTACTACTCtgtaaaatgcacaaaa TTCTGGTCTGTTTTTCATCTGGAAAACCAACACCAGGATCGCACTCACCTGAAGATCATACAG TGTCAGGTGGTGGGAGTGCAGGTGATCCAGACCTTGTGACATATGCTGTTGTGGAaatcaaaaagaagaagaaag AGCGTGTCGTGTCTGGAGGATGTACAGAGCCATGCTCACCACATGAGAGTGTCGTCTATTCTTCAGTCCACTTCAG GCAACTGTCATCTGCATGA